The genome window GCGATGTTTTCTGCGAAGACCGCCATGTCGCCCGCGCTCCCCGACCAGTCCCATTCGCTGCACGTGGGTTGGAAGTGGTCCAAGTCGGCCGACGGCAAGCCGTCGCTCCAGATGGACGGGCACCACGCCAACGATGCCGGCCAGTACCTGGGGGCGTGCGTCTTCTATGAGGTTCTGTTCGGCGAGAGTGTCGAGGAGAACTCCTTCGTCCCGAAGGGGCTCGATCCGGAGTATGCGAGGTTCCTCCGCCAGACCGCTCACCGGGCGGTCGCCGAAGCGGCTGAGCGCGAGTCCGCGGCCAATCGCTGAGCCCGGCGTTCCTACTCCGCCGTCCGGTCAGCGGACGAGCCGGAACCACACAGCGGTGAAGACCACGCACACGGCGAGGAAGCCGCCGAACGCGAGAGAGACCGCCACCGGCGCACGAGACTCTATCGGCTCGGAGGCGACGAAACGCTCGAGAGGCGCGACGTCGAACTCGGCGGAGTGCTCCTGGCCCTCGCGGTCTTCCAGCGTGACCGTGATCCGCTGAGCGGCGAGACCCGATGTGTCGGGGAACTTCGCGCTGAAGGCGTGCCGGGTCCCCTGGAACGCCGCTCGAACACTCTGTTCATCGGAACCGGTCAGCAATCGTCCCTCCAGCCTGCGGAGGTTGGGGAACCGGCCGTCGGGAAAGACCGCACGAAAACTGACGGGCTTTTGGCCCCGGCGATGGAACTGCTGAAGTTCGAGCCGGTAGGGGCCGAGCGGCTTCTCACCGAGACTGACATGGGGAGCGAGTCCGGGCAGCGACTGAACGGGGGGGGGAACGTTTCTCCAGGTGTAGGCGCCGGCTGTCGCCAGTATGGCGGCCGTGACGACCGTGGAGCATCCCCACTCGACGCGGCCGCGCGAGGCGACACCGCCGCGGACCGGGATGGCGGGAGAGGGCGAATCCGATGAGACGCCACGAGAGCGCGAGGAGCGCTGAAGCCAGATCGTCGCGCCGACCGGGATCAGGGCGCTGACAACGAGTCCGCCGGCAAACCACAGGAGCCGCGTCGGGAGTCCGCCGAACGTCCCGAAGTGGAGTGGATCGACGATCTGGTCGAGCGTTCCCGAGAGGTCCGTCGACGGAGCGGCCGACAGGATCGCGCCGGTCACGCCGTCGAACTTCACGAAGTCGGGAGTACGGCCCCGGAACAGGGTCCGGCGATTTGTGTAGAGCGTGACCGCTCCGTTGGGGTCGGGGGCGAACGTCACAAACCGCGGGTCAAAACCCGGGAACTCGCGCGTGGCGGTCGCCGTGAGATCGGCCAGCGAGGCGCGTGGCAGGAAGGGGTCTTCCCCGCTCTCTTCCGCCGAACGGTCGGCAGCGCGCTTTGCCGCCGCAGCGACCGGCGCGGTCCAGAGGGGACGCAGCCGCATCACGAGATACCACGTCCCCGTCGCTCCCCAGAGCAGGAGCAGCACCGCGCCCCAGACTCCGAGGAGCCGATGCAGGTCCCGCCAGAAGACGGACCAGCCCGCTCTACGCCGCAGGACGAAGAGCTTCGTCCAGAATCGGGCGTAACAGCAGAGCCCGGTGATTCCCGAGAGCATCAGGATCGGCCCGTAGAGACCGACCAGGTATGTCCCGTGAATCCCCCCCACGCCGAAGATGTAGAACTGCTTGTGGAACACCCGGAACAGGACCCGGGCGCGGTGCGGTGAGGTCGGTCCCAGGATCTCGCCGGTGCCGGGATGGACGAGATACGCGACGCGAACGCCATCCTCGCGCTCGACCTCGACGGAAGCCGCGAATCCCGGGTCGGTGGACGTGATCGAGGCGACCGACCAGTCGGGGTGGTCGGACTCGAGCTTCGCCTGGATCTCGGCCAGCGACAGCCGGGGCTCCTCGCTGCCGACCCGCAGCCGCGGGTCGATCAGCGCGTCGAGCTCCGGACCGAGCGTGGCGACTGTCCCCGACAGGCAGATGACGAACAGGACCACGCCGCAGTGGAGTCCGGTCCAGCGATGGATGGCATACAGCGTCTTGCGGGAAACCCAGGCCATTCTGGTCTCAAGCGGAACGAAGCTCGCCGGGGACGGCAGCGCGGTGTCGGAATTCGAAGAGGTCGAGTGCGGTTCACTCGGGAAGGCGAATCGGCGGAAGCTCGCCGCCGGCCGGTTCGACCGTCAGCGAGAGCGTCGTCGTCTTCGGATCGGCCAGCTTCCCCTCGAATCGATCGGCGACGTCTCCGCTGAAGACCGCTTGGAGCTGTTGTTCCCGCGGCTGCGTTTCGATCCCGCGGGGCCACAGGACGGTCACGCGATACCGGCCGGGCGCCGCGCCATCGCTCCCCTGGGCGACGCCCGGTACGAGCGTGCCGTCCGCTTCGACGACTCCTCGCGGAGTCCACAGCGACGGAGCCTCGGAATGGAGCGTGACCAGCGCCCCGACGGCAGGCTTCTCCCCCGAAAACACCTTCACCCGGACGGGGACCAGTTTCGGCTTCGGCTCCTGAGCCGTGCAACCGGCCAGAAGGGCCAGCGGCGCGAGGAGGGCGGCGAGGACGACACGGAACGAGGAACGAAATCCCATGAGGGCACGGAAGTCCAGAGAAGGGCGACAACCGGCGCCGAGCTCCTCTTCGAAAGCTCGGGCCGGTTGTCGATATGGGGGGGGCCGGGGTCGCCGGACGCGCGATCAGAACTCGCCGACGATCTCGCGGTCGTTGAGACACCCGAGGCGGAAGTAGTTGTCCGCGCTCATGTTCTCGCTCAGGAACCGGACCGAGCCGTCGCACAGGACCGACTGCGCCCCGCCGGCGTGGAAGCTGTAGGCCTGGAACTGGTTGTTGCAGTTCATGATGCAGGGGCCGGGGGTCGCGGTTCCGTCGCTCGAGTAGTTGTTGATCGCCATCGCGACGTTTCCGGCCCACACCGCATAAAAGTCGAAGCCGCCCCCGACCTTGCCGAGCGACTTCCCCATGATGAACTGCTCGGGCCGCCCCGCCATCTCGATCAGGAGGTTCGTGTTGGAGGTCCCGTCGACGATGTCGCGGATGCGGACAATCCCCGCCGGCATGGCGCCGTCCGAGGCGACGACGGGGCTCCCCGTCGGAACGACACGGCGGATGTTCCGGATGCCGAAGTAGTCGGTGACCGCGGCCTTGACGGTCGGCTGGCTGGCGTCGACCTGGTTCACCAGCGTCAAGGTCCGGTCTGCGACGGGGGTGGCGGGGCAGATGTAGGTCGGGATCACCGTGCTCAGCACCGGCTGGTTGTCGATGCTGAAGCACCCCTTGTCGTAGTCGTACCTGTTGTACAGGTTCGCCTGCTCGACGTACGGGAGGATGAACGCCAGATAGCCGTTCGTCGTCTGTCCCCCCGGGGCGGCGGGAGTGCTGTAGGTGAGACGGCCGGGGGGGAAGCACCCCATGGTCGACTCATAGTTGTGGACCGCCAGGCCGAGCTGCTTGAGGTTGTTCTTGCACTGCGTGCTGCGGGCCGCGGCCCGCGCCTGTTGGACCGCCGGCAGGAGGATCGCCACCAGTACGGCGATGATGGCGATCACGACGAGGAGCTCAATGAGCGTGAAGCCACGATTCTGGCCCGCGCGGAGACGGGCAGGGGAATGATCGGACAAGGTGGGGGCGGAGAAGGGCATGGAGGTCGAGGAGGGAACAAAGGGCAGGGGGGACATGGAATCAAATCCTTCGGGCGAACCTTGGGTTCGGCAGGCGGGAATGGGCGAAGTCACGGGGCAGCCTCCGGCGAGCTCTCGGGACGGAAGGCGGTCGCCTCGGCGGCGTCGATCCAGCCGCTGCCGTCGCGATCGATGGCGGCAAACTGGTCCGCCTCTCCGAGAAATTCGGCGCGGGAGACCGTGCCGTCCTGATTGCGGTCCATCGTCTTCAGCCACGCGGGTCCGGGGCGATCGGGAACGGCGACCAGCGACTCGGGGTGTCCGTGGCTGACGGTGATCCAGACGTGACGCGGAATCCGCGTCCCGTCGAGCCGGCCGTCGGACAAAACACCGAGTCGATCCAGCCGATCGGCCGCTCCGCGGAGCTCCGGGGGGGCGAGTCGACCGTCGCGATCCTCATCGAGGAGCTCGAACACTCCCTGGCCGAGATCGAGGGTCGTCACCAGAAACTGTCCGGCACACAGATCCCGGACGAGGCCCAGCCACGCCTCATGCTCGGCCCGTGAAAGAGCTGCGTCGCCATTGCGGTCCGCGACGTCGAGCACTCTCCGCAGCGACAAATCTTTGACGACCGCGGGACTCTGCGCTGTCAACGCACCGCGTCGATCGGTGTCGGCCTCGTCGAACCGGGCCGCGGCCCGTTGGCAGTGCTCCTTCAGCACGGCGGGGAGCCGCCCGGGATTGGCTGGCAGCGAGAGCCGGAGGCCTGCATCCGGAAGGAGCCGCTCCGAGGCCTCGCGGGAGAGAGCCGGGGCTCCCTGCTCCCAGACGACGTGCCAGGGGACCGAAGGAAGCGTTCGGATTCGTTCCCGGAGCGTCGTCTCTTCGGACGTTCCCTGCGACGCGATGCCGAGCGCTGTCCGCGCCCCAGCCAGAACCGGATCGGACGTTTCTGAAGACGCGGTCAGAGAACGGGCGAGCTCTTGAATCCAGCCTTTGCCCTCAAGGTCGAGGGGCAACAGCGTGATCGAGCGAAACGGCCGAGCGGCCGGCTCCTTGGAAGCGGCGCCGGACTCGCTCCCCCAGGGCTGGAGACGCAGGGTTCCGGCCGCGCCGGGATAACGGGTGCCGGCCACGAGTTCGTCCGGCGTCACCAGTTCGTCCTGGTTGAGATCGAGTGGAGCCAGGGTCTCGCGGGCTCGCTCCAGTTCCCGCCGCGAGACGACTCCGTCGCGATCGGCGTCGAGGCTCCTGGCCAGGGCGGCGTTGAGCGCGGCCACGTCGGGGGCCGTTCCGGTGCCGATCGTTACTTCGGCTCCGCGCCGGCCGTACCACTGGCGGACTTCGTCGGGCGTCAGCCGGCGATCTCCATCGCGATCAAGGGCCTCCCAGTGTTTTCCCAGTCCGGTCGGTGCGAGGAAGGCCCCCCAGAGCAGGCTCCGCAGTTCGTAGTCGGTCGGCAGGCGGCGGGCTTCGGGTTCGGTGAGAGCCCCGTCGCCGTCCCGGTCGTGAAACTCGAACAATCGGTCGAGGGCCCGCCTCCAGACCATCGGTGCCGAGTCTCCGTCGATCGCCAGGGCGAGTTCCACCCGAACCAGTCCGCGAGTTCCGGCCACCAGCAGGCGGGCCGCCTGACGGCTGGACTCAGTCTCAGTGGCCTCCGCTGCGAAAGCGGCCGTGTGGCTCAAGAGCCCCAATAGAAGGAAGGAGGAGCGGAGCATCATCCCAGCACCTCCTCGATCACGGCGGCCGACTGGTCGACGACCCAGATCGGGCGGTTCACGTTCGACAGGTGCGACGTCCGGCAGTCGATGCCGAGCGCCGTGCAGATCGTCGCCAGGACATCCGGGACCTTGACCGGGCGGTCGACGACCGTCGTTCCATCGGGACTCGTCGCGCCGAAGGCCTGACCGCCCCGGATGCCGCCGCCGGCCAGGACCGTCGAAAAGCCCTGGGGCCAGTGGTCGCGCCCCGTCTGGGCGTTAATCCGCGGCGTCCGTCCGAACTCGCCCATCCAGACGACGAGCGTTGACTCCAGCCGGCCGCGGTCCTGCAGGTCCTGCATCAGCGCGGACCAGGCGCGGTCGAAGACCGCCGCGCGCTCCGCGACCTGGGCGAAATTGTTCGCGTGCGTATCCCAGCCATCGAGCGTCACTTCGACGAACGGGACGTCGCGTTCGATGAGCCGCCGCGCGAGCAGGACGCCCTGGCCGAACAGGCTCCGGCCGTAGGCATCCCGCGTCCCCTCCGATTCCCGGGTGAGATCGAACGCCTCCGCGGAGGACTCCTTCATGAGCCTCACCGCTCCGTCGACCGCCGAGAGACCGCTGGCCGCGACTGCGCCGGGACGCGAAGCGGCAAAGCGGCGATTCCTTCGCGACAGGACGTCGAGGCGGGCCGAGGTCTCGGCCGATTCAAGCGGTGCGTGCGGCCGGAGGTTAGCGATCTGAAGCGCCTGCTCGACCGTCGGGGCCGGCTCCTGCCCGAGAACGAGCGGATTGAAGCCGGGGCCGAGGAACCCGCCCGCCAGGTTGAACTCGGTCCCCCGCGGCGGAGCGATGCTGACGTAGTCGGCCAGGTCGCGGACGACTTCAGTCC of Planctomyces sp. SH-PL14 contains these proteins:
- a CDS encoding PepSY-associated TM helix domain-containing protein; the encoded protein is MAWVSRKTLYAIHRWTGLHCGVVLFVICLSGTVATLGPELDALIDPRLRVGSEEPRLSLAEIQAKLESDHPDWSVASITSTDPGFAASVEVEREDGVRVAYLVHPGTGEILGPTSPHRARVLFRVFHKQFYIFGVGGIHGTYLVGLYGPILMLSGITGLCCYARFWTKLFVLRRRAGWSVFWRDLHRLLGVWGAVLLLLWGATGTWYLVMRLRPLWTAPVAAAAKRAADRSAEESGEDPFLPRASLADLTATATREFPGFDPRFVTFAPDPNGAVTLYTNRRTLFRGRTPDFVKFDGVTGAILSAAPSTDLSGTLDQIVDPLHFGTFGGLPTRLLWFAGGLVVSALIPVGATIWLQRSSRSRGVSSDSPSPAIPVRGGVASRGRVEWGCSTVVTAAILATAGAYTWRNVPPPVQSLPGLAPHVSLGEKPLGPYRLELQQFHRRGQKPVSFRAVFPDGRFPNLRRLEGRLLTGSDEQSVRAAFQGTRHAFSAKFPDTSGLAAQRITVTLEDREGQEHSAEFDVAPLERFVASEPIESRAPVAVSLAFGGFLAVCVVFTAVWFRLVR
- a CDS encoding DUF1501 domain-containing protein — protein: MSNHPSSFRSSNLSRRHWLRVATGTAVAPWLAPLASAVAASPERKRSCILLWMNGGPSTIDLWDVKAGHEHGGPTKTIATRTPGLELSEHLPQLARWSDQLAVIRSLTTKEGDHGRASHLLRSGYAPQGAIQFPALGALVARDRTEVVRDLADYVSIAPPRGTEFNLAGGFLGPGFNPLVLGQEPAPTVEQALQIANLRPHAPLESAETSARLDVLSRRNRRFAASRPGAVAASGLSAVDGAVRLMKESSAEAFDLTRESEGTRDAYGRSLFGQGVLLARRLIERDVPFVEVTLDGWDTHANNFAQVAERAAVFDRAWSALMQDLQDRGRLESTLVVWMGEFGRTPRINAQTGRDHWPQGFSTVLAGGGIRGGQAFGATSPDGTTVVDRPVKVPDVLATICTALGIDCRTSHLSNVNRPIWVVDQSAAVIEEVLG
- a CDS encoding DUF1559 domain-containing protein — translated: MSPLPFVPSSTSMPFSAPTLSDHSPARLRAGQNRGFTLIELLVVIAIIAVLVAILLPAVQQARAAARSTQCKNNLKQLGLAVHNYESTMGCFPPGRLTYSTPAAPGGQTTNGYLAFILPYVEQANLYNRYDYDKGCFSIDNQPVLSTVIPTYICPATPVADRTLTLVNQVDASQPTVKAAVTDYFGIRNIRRVVPTGSPVVASDGAMPAGIVRIRDIVDGTSNTNLLIEMAGRPEQFIMGKSLGKVGGGFDFYAVWAGNVAMAINNYSSDGTATPGPCIMNCNNQFQAYSFHAGGAQSVLCDGSVRFLSENMSADNYFRLGCLNDREIVGEF
- a CDS encoding EF-hand domain-containing protein produces the protein MMLRSSFLLLGLLSHTAAFAAEATETESSRQAARLLVAGTRGLVRVELALAIDGDSAPMVWRRALDRLFEFHDRDGDGALTEPEARRLPTDYELRSLLWGAFLAPTGLGKHWEALDRDGDRRLTPDEVRQWYGRRGAEVTIGTGTAPDVAALNAALARSLDADRDGVVSRRELERARETLAPLDLNQDELVTPDELVAGTRYPGAAGTLRLQPWGSESGAASKEPAARPFRSITLLPLDLEGKGWIQELARSLTASSETSDPVLAGARTALGIASQGTSEETTLRERIRTLPSVPWHVVWEQGAPALSREASERLLPDAGLRLSLPANPGRLPAVLKEHCQRAAARFDEADTDRRGALTAQSPAVVKDLSLRRVLDVADRNGDAALSRAEHEAWLGLVRDLCAGQFLVTTLDLGQGVFELLDEDRDGRLAPPELRGAADRLDRLGVLSDGRLDGTRIPRHVWITVSHGHPESLVAVPDRPGPAWLKTMDRNQDGTVSRAEFLGEADQFAAIDRDGSGWIDAAEATAFRPESSPEAAP